One Dictyostelium discoideum AX4 chromosome 3 chromosome, whole genome shotgun sequence genomic region harbors:
- the mfeB gene encoding hypothetical protein (hypothetical peroxisomal multifunctional enzyme 2), producing the protein MTVDVKKVINHKIKPIEYNLTRKDVALYAISLGCGKKHLKFVYEGSDNFSALPTLGVIFPGQMIVDVISEGIDGIEFDPMMLLHGEQELEILNEIPVEGVFVTESKITNLYDKGKGALLILQCITSEKSSGKPIFKNIFSFFIRGIGGFGGDRGPNEKPIQIPKDRAPDAISKQATSEDQAVIYRLAGGDLNPLHIDPEMSKIGGFEVPILHGLCTYGIASRGVLEHFCDNDPSRLKSIKTRFTKHVYPGETIETEMWKINPTTILFQSKTNRDGSYVLSSGVAIIEPIKKGSL; encoded by the exons atgacaGTGGAtgtaaaaaaagtaataaatcaTAAGATTAAACCAATCGAATATAATCTTACAAGAAAAGATGTTGCATTGTATGCAATTAGTTTAGGATGTGgtaaaaaacatttaaaatttgtttatgAAGGTTCAGATAATTTCTCTGCTTTACCAACATTGGGTGTTATATTTCCTGGCCAAATGATTGTT gaTGTAATTTCAGAAGGTATTGATGGAATAGAATTTGATCCAATGATGTTATTACATGGTGAACAAGAATTAGAGATTTTAAATGAGATACCAGTTGAAGGAGTATTTGTAACAGAATCAAAGATTACCAATCTCTATGATAAAGGTAAAGGAGCATTATTGATATTACAATGTATTACCTCTGAAAAGTCAAGTGGTAAACCAATATTCAagaatatattttcattctttATTAGAGGTATTGGTGGTTTTGGTGGTGATCGTGGTCCAAATGAAAAACCAATTCAAATTCCAAAAGATAGAGCACCAGATGCAATCAGTAAACAAGCCACCTCTGAAGATCAAGCTGTCATTTATCGTTTGGCTGGTGGTGATTTAAATCCATTACATATCGATCCAGAAATGAGTAAAATCGGTGGTTTTGAAGTACCAATTTTACATGGTCTTTGTACTTATGGTATTGCTTCAAGAGGTGTTTTAGAACACTTTTGTGATAATGATCCAAGTagattaaaatcaattaaaactagATTCACTAAACATGTTTATCCTGGTGAAACTATTGAAACTGAAATGTGGAAAATCAATCCAACAACAATCTTATTCCAATCTAAAACAAATAGAGATGGTAGTTATGTTTTAAGTTCTGGTGTTGCTataattgaaccaattaaaaaaggttctttgtaa